The following coding sequences are from one Epilithonimonas vandammei window:
- a CDS encoding gamma carbonic anhydrase family protein, whose amino-acid sequence MAIIRELLGKTPQLGENTFVAETAVIIGDVTMGKDCSIWYNAVLRGDVHFIKMGDKVNVQDNAMIHCTYQKSPTTIGNNVSIGHNAIVHGCTIKDNVLIGMGAIVMDDCIVESNSIVAAGAVVTAKTHIKEGEIWAGVPAKKVKDVSQNLITGEIDRIANNYVKYSSWYKED is encoded by the coding sequence ATGGCAATCATTAGAGAACTTTTAGGCAAAACGCCTCAACTTGGAGAAAATACTTTTGTTGCAGAAACGGCTGTGATCATCGGTGATGTAACGATGGGGAAGGATTGTAGTATTTGGTACAATGCGGTTTTGAGAGGCGATGTTCATTTTATCAAAATGGGCGACAAAGTGAATGTTCAGGACAATGCGATGATACATTGCACTTATCAAAAAAGCCCAACTACGATTGGAAATAATGTATCTATTGGTCATAATGCAATTGTACACGGTTGTACAATAAAAGATAATGTTCTGATAGGGATGGGCGCAATTGTGATGGATGATTGTATCGTAGAAAGCAACTCGATTGTTGCAGCGGGAGCTGTGGTGACTGCCAAAACTCATATCAAGGAAGGAGAAATCTGGGCTGGTGTGCCGGCAAAAAAAGTGAAAGATGTTTCTCAAAACCTGATTACAGGCGAGATTGATAGAATCGCAAATAATTATGTTAAATACTCCAGCTGGTACAAAGAAGACTAA
- the hemH gene encoding ferrochelatase, whose translation METNNQPSITNNKKGILLVNLGSPKSTDVNDVKNYLDEFLMDEKVIDYRWIFRALLVQGIILKTRPKKSAEAYKTVWTDEGSPLIVISKNLQKELQKLVDVPVGLGMRYAEPSIKTGIQELVDQGITNITLFPLYPQYAMSTTETVIDKAEEVRKKFFPDININYVEPFYDREIYINSLAESIKEKLPADFDLLQFSYHGVPERHIYKTDPTKTCNMNNCCSKEDNPSHQFCYRHQCYKVTELVCQKLGIPKEKALVTFQSRLGKDKWMEPYTDATLEGLGKKGIKKLAIVCPAFVSDCLETLEEISEEGKEIFLHGGGERFDYIPCLNEKESWVKVVKTLCEEKLNDFYFH comes from the coding sequence TTGGAAACCAACAACCAACCAAGCATAACTAACAATAAAAAAGGAATTCTCCTTGTCAACTTAGGTTCGCCGAAATCTACTGACGTAAATGATGTTAAAAACTATCTGGACGAGTTCCTGATGGATGAAAAAGTCATCGATTATCGTTGGATTTTCCGAGCACTTTTGGTTCAAGGTATTATTCTGAAAACCCGACCAAAAAAATCTGCGGAAGCGTACAAAACGGTTTGGACAGATGAAGGTTCTCCACTGATTGTGATTTCCAAAAATCTCCAGAAAGAACTTCAAAAGTTAGTAGATGTTCCGGTTGGTTTGGGAATGCGTTATGCAGAACCGTCAATCAAAACAGGGATTCAGGAATTGGTAGATCAAGGTATTACTAATATTACGTTGTTCCCGCTTTATCCTCAATATGCGATGAGCACTACGGAAACGGTGATTGACAAAGCTGAAGAAGTCCGAAAAAAATTCTTTCCGGACATTAACATTAATTACGTAGAACCGTTTTATGACCGCGAGATTTACATCAATTCTCTGGCGGAAAGTATCAAAGAAAAACTGCCTGCGGATTTTGATTTGTTACAGTTTTCATATCACGGTGTTCCGGAGCGTCATATTTACAAAACCGACCCTACAAAGACTTGTAACATGAATAATTGCTGTTCAAAAGAGGACAATCCTTCACATCAATTCTGTTACAGACATCAATGCTATAAAGTGACGGAATTGGTTTGCCAAAAATTAGGAATCCCGAAAGAGAAAGCATTGGTGACTTTCCAGTCCAGATTGGGGAAAGACAAATGGATGGAACCTTACACGGATGCCACGTTGGAGGGTCTTGGCAAAAAAGGAATCAAAAAACTGGCAATTGTTTGTCCGGCTTTTGTGTCAGACTGCCTTGAAACGCTGGAAGAGATTTCGGAGGAAGGGAAGGAAATTTTCCTGCACGGCGGCGGCGAGAGATTCGATTACATCCCATGTCTGAACGAAAAAGAAAGCTGGGTAAAAGTCGTAAAAACACTTTGTGAAGAAAAGCTGAATGATTTTTATTTTCATTAA
- a CDS encoding DUF4407 domain-containing protein, which translates to MKNTNTHKMNWFQHFLMICSGANIHLLKKSPSEWNKFAGIGGIVLFTAIFATLSAGYAMFTVFDNLWASVGFGILWGLMIFNLDRYIVSSIKKTGTWWNQVLMTIPRLILATFLGIIISKPLELKIFEKEVNKQLNTIIQRNKKQLQAEMNGRILQQSGPFDLEKKQIQNQIKNYQMAYDSASVELEKEILGKQSGLTSGKVGYGTNAKRKAELKEQKRADLENYQKQMQPRLQYLDNEISKVYTNLETERKSTEGVEDKFNGFAARLQALDELGKNSAIIALAASFIMGLFICLEISPVLIKLISSVGPYDYLLEKTENEFRLYSKEKIRKGNSLTDYRIDDFEDDLKARKNRKHEL; encoded by the coding sequence ATGAAAAATACTAACACACATAAAATGAATTGGTTTCAGCATTTTTTGATGATTTGTTCCGGCGCAAATATTCATCTGCTGAAAAAATCGCCATCCGAATGGAACAAGTTTGCCGGAATCGGTGGAATTGTTTTATTCACTGCTATTTTTGCAACTTTATCTGCCGGTTACGCGATGTTCACGGTTTTCGATAACCTTTGGGCATCAGTAGGATTTGGCATTCTTTGGGGATTAATGATTTTTAATCTCGATAGATATATTGTTTCCTCAATCAAAAAAACTGGAACTTGGTGGAATCAAGTTTTGATGACAATTCCGCGTTTGATTTTAGCAACTTTTCTCGGAATCATTATCTCCAAACCTTTGGAATTGAAAATTTTCGAGAAAGAGGTCAACAAGCAACTGAATACCATTATTCAAAGAAATAAAAAACAGTTGCAGGCAGAAATGAACGGTAGAATTCTGCAACAATCCGGTCCTTTTGATTTGGAAAAGAAACAAATCCAAAATCAAATCAAGAATTACCAAATGGCTTATGATTCTGCTTCGGTTGAATTAGAGAAAGAAATTCTTGGTAAACAATCTGGTTTAACCAGTGGAAAAGTCGGTTACGGAACCAATGCCAAAAGAAAAGCCGAACTGAAAGAACAGAAACGGGCAGACTTGGAAAATTACCAAAAACAAATGCAACCGAGATTGCAATATTTGGACAATGAAATATCAAAAGTTTACACCAATTTGGAAACCGAAAGAAAATCTACGGAAGGTGTTGAAGATAAATTCAATGGCTTTGCTGCGAGATTACAAGCTTTGGATGAGTTAGGAAAAAATTCTGCAATAATTGCTTTGGCGGCAAGTTTCATTATGGGATTGTTTATTTGTCTAGAAATTTCGCCCGTTTTGATTAAACTAATTTCTTCAGTTGGACCATATGATTATCTTTTAGAGAAGACAGAAAATGAGTTTAGGCTTTATTCTAAAGAAAAAATCAGAAAAGGAAATTCGTTAACAGATTACAGAATTGATGATTTTGAAGATGATCTTAAAGCAAGGAAAAACAGGAAGCACGAACTGTAA
- a CDS encoding M16 family metallopeptidase: MKNLLLAAAVVFYAGYASPVIAQKAETPKFISNTEGIKEYSLSNGMKVLLIPDASQSNAVINIVYNVGSKNEGYGEKGMAHLLEHMLFKSTKKLGDIKKMLSDKGGNANGTTWYDRTNYYEVFPSNEENLKWFLAMEADRMVNATILQTDLDKEFSVVRNEFEIGENNPGSVLQERIVSSAYLWHNYGNSTIGSKEDIERVKAPTLRKFYEKYYQPDNATLIVAGKFDEKKTLDYISEYFSTIPKPSRVIDPDYTLEPAQDGERFVELKRSGDSKVIGALYHTAPYADKDYAALDALAEILTADPSGYLYKAMIDSHKAAAVYAYQPLVRDASYMYFGLEVPADKDVKATENEFRAELDKVATIKYTQQDVDRAKAKILKQLENIKNNTIGFAINLTEIIGAGNYKLGFLYRDTVEKLTLADVQRVAEKYFRTNNRTIGVFIPAKDEVRVKNVEYSNEQIASLTKDYKGKALEKEAAPFEASIKNLKANLTEGKLSNGMKYGVIKKEIKGGKVLGSFRFPVSNAKDLSAKSDIGSLMAQVLKTGTKSHTKEQIQDMLDQWKSNVNFGYGGQTFFVNFSTYKESLPKVMDLIKEILTESTFPEAELAKTINEYNTYLESSLNDPQSIAFSEIERITENYPKESIYYTPSTKEQIESYKKVKREQLVDFYNKILGSNNGVGTIVGDVDTKAASTLLEGTFAKWNSKSKYEYIKPELFATKKQDKEYLTPDKENGAAVGKISFSMDRKSPDYPALVIANEMLGSGGFLTARIPTRLREKEGISYGAGSFVNVPIDNNVASWSWYAFFNPTKKDAVNKALKEEVNKAVKDGFTEEEFKSNLTSWLNSRKTGLGNDNTLMGLVNSQLQYGQSLDEYDALEAKVSALKVSQVNDVLRKYISEDKLTSVFAGDFNKK; this comes from the coding sequence ATGAAGAATCTTCTACTGGCTGCGGCAGTCGTTTTCTATGCAGGTTATGCATCTCCTGTGATTGCTCAAAAAGCCGAAACACCTAAATTCATCAGTAATACGGAAGGAATCAAAGAATATTCCTTAAGCAATGGGATGAAAGTTCTTTTGATCCCTGATGCTTCTCAGAGTAATGCTGTAATCAATATCGTTTATAACGTAGGTTCTAAAAACGAAGGTTACGGAGAAAAAGGGATGGCGCACTTGCTAGAGCACATGCTTTTCAAGAGTACAAAAAAACTAGGCGATATAAAGAAAATGCTTTCTGATAAAGGTGGAAATGCTAATGGCACCACTTGGTATGACAGAACAAATTATTACGAGGTTTTCCCTTCTAATGAAGAAAATCTAAAATGGTTTTTGGCAATGGAAGCCGATAGAATGGTAAATGCGACTATCCTACAAACTGACTTGGACAAAGAATTCTCTGTTGTAAGAAACGAATTCGAAATTGGAGAGAACAATCCTGGAAGCGTTTTGCAAGAAAGAATTGTTTCATCTGCATATTTGTGGCATAACTACGGAAACAGTACCATCGGAAGCAAAGAAGATATCGAAAGAGTCAAAGCTCCGACTCTAAGAAAATTCTACGAAAAATATTATCAGCCAGATAATGCAACACTTATTGTTGCGGGTAAATTTGATGAGAAAAAAACTTTGGATTACATATCAGAATATTTCTCTACGATACCAAAACCTTCTAGAGTCATAGATCCTGATTACACTCTAGAGCCTGCTCAGGATGGAGAAAGATTTGTAGAATTGAAGCGCTCTGGAGACAGTAAAGTAATCGGCGCATTATATCACACCGCTCCTTATGCAGACAAAGATTATGCTGCTTTGGATGCTTTAGCCGAAATTCTAACTGCAGATCCTTCTGGTTATCTCTACAAAGCGATGATTGATTCTCATAAAGCTGCTGCTGTTTACGCATATCAGCCATTAGTAAGAGATGCAAGTTATATGTATTTTGGCTTGGAAGTTCCAGCTGATAAAGATGTAAAAGCAACAGAAAACGAGTTTCGTGCTGAGCTAGATAAAGTTGCCACAATAAAATACACCCAACAAGATGTAGACAGGGCAAAGGCTAAAATCCTGAAACAATTAGAAAACATAAAGAATAATACGATTGGTTTTGCTATTAATTTAACTGAAATCATTGGTGCCGGAAATTATAAATTAGGTTTTCTTTACAGAGACACTGTAGAGAAGTTAACTTTGGCGGATGTGCAAAGAGTTGCAGAAAAATATTTCAGAACCAATAACAGAACCATCGGTGTTTTCATCCCTGCTAAAGATGAAGTTAGAGTTAAAAATGTAGAATATTCTAATGAGCAAATTGCATCTTTAACAAAGGATTACAAAGGAAAAGCTCTGGAAAAAGAAGCAGCACCTTTCGAAGCGAGTATCAAAAACCTGAAAGCTAATTTGACAGAAGGAAAACTAAGCAACGGAATGAAATATGGCGTTATCAAAAAAGAGATCAAAGGAGGTAAAGTTCTAGGCAGCTTCCGTTTCCCAGTAAGTAATGCAAAAGATCTGAGTGCAAAATCTGACATCGGTTCTCTAATGGCTCAAGTTCTGAAAACAGGTACTAAATCTCATACCAAAGAGCAAATCCAAGATATGCTAGACCAATGGAAATCTAATGTTAACTTTGGATATGGCGGGCAAACGTTTTTTGTAAACTTCAGCACTTACAAAGAAAGCCTTCCTAAAGTGATGGATCTTATCAAAGAAATCCTGACAGAATCTACTTTCCCAGAAGCAGAACTGGCAAAGACAATCAATGAGTACAACACTTATTTGGAAAGTTCTCTAAATGATCCTCAATCGATAGCATTCTCTGAAATCGAAAGAATTACAGAAAATTATCCAAAAGAAAGCATCTACTATACACCATCTACAAAAGAGCAAATCGAAAGCTACAAAAAAGTAAAACGTGAGCAGCTTGTAGACTTCTACAACAAAATATTGGGAAGTAATAACGGTGTGGGAACTATTGTTGGCGACGTAGATACAAAAGCCGCTTCTACTCTATTGGAAGGAACATTTGCAAAATGGAATTCCAAATCAAAGTATGAATACATCAAACCGGAATTGTTCGCAACCAAAAAACAGGACAAAGAATATCTGACTCCGGATAAAGAAAATGGCGCTGCGGTTGGAAAAATCAGTTTCTCTATGGACAGAAAATCTCCAGATTACCCTGCGCTAGTTATTGCAAACGAAATGTTGGGAAGCGGTGGTTTCTTGACTGCGAGAATTCCTACAAGACTTCGTGAGAAAGAAGGAATCAGTTACGGTGCAGGGTCTTTTGTTAATGTACCTATTGACAACAATGTGGCATCTTGGTCTTGGTATGCATTCTTCAACCCGACGAAGAAAGACGCTGTAAACAAAGCATTAAAAGAAGAGGTAAACAAAGCAGTAAAAGACGGTTTCACAGAAGAAGAATTCAAATCTAATTTGACATCTTGGCTCAACTCCAGAAAAACAGGTCTTGGTAATGATAATACGTTGATGGGATTGGTCAATTCTCAGCTTCAGTACGGACAATCTTTGGACGAGTACGATGCTTTGGAAGCGAAAGTTTCTGCGCTTAAAGTAAGCCAGGTGAATGACGTTCTAAGAAAATACATCAGCGAAGACAAGTTGACTTCTGTATTTGCAGGAGATTTTAATAAGAAATAA
- a CDS encoding YihY/virulence factor BrkB family protein — protein sequence MKKLNSFWDVLKQTFREWMASSAAKDSASMAYNAIFSLPGLMIIVIWVAGHFFGEEAVNGEIRRQLQGIIGYDGAKSVQDIIKSAMVDKQNFWMKALGVGTLVFGATSLFFQMQSSLNNLWDVEAAPKKAWQKFILDRANSLGMILIIAFLLLVSMLLSSAIGLANTLITKYFGLETYMIIQASNFILGLAIITILFAFMFKVLPDVEIEWKSVWIGAIVTALLFNIGKMLMSFYFDVSKPTSIFGAAGTVILLMMWINYSCQLIFFGAEFTKIYAYRKGHTILPSKHAKWSKEKLYRDAEAQKITAQQPTNI from the coding sequence ATGAAAAAACTTAATTCTTTTTGGGATGTTCTAAAACAGACCTTCCGTGAATGGATGGCTTCCTCCGCGGCAAAAGACAGTGCAAGTATGGCTTATAATGCCATATTTTCTTTGCCTGGTTTGATGATTATTGTGATTTGGGTAGCAGGACATTTCTTTGGCGAAGAAGCTGTAAATGGGGAAATCCGCAGGCAACTACAAGGAATAATAGGTTACGATGGTGCGAAAAGCGTGCAGGATATTATCAAAAGTGCAATGGTTGATAAGCAGAACTTCTGGATGAAAGCACTCGGCGTCGGAACTTTGGTCTTTGGTGCAACCAGTTTATTTTTCCAGATGCAGAGCTCACTAAACAACCTTTGGGATGTAGAAGCAGCTCCTAAAAAAGCTTGGCAAAAGTTTATTTTGGACAGAGCCAATTCCCTGGGGATGATTCTCATTATTGCATTTCTCCTTCTCGTAAGTATGCTTCTGTCTTCTGCTATCGGACTTGCAAATACTTTAATTACCAAATATTTTGGTTTGGAAACTTATATGATTATCCAGGCAAGTAATTTTATTTTAGGATTAGCCATCATTACCATTCTATTTGCTTTTATGTTCAAAGTTTTACCCGATGTGGAAATCGAATGGAAATCTGTTTGGATTGGTGCAATTGTTACGGCTTTACTTTTCAATATTGGGAAAATGCTGATGAGTTTCTACTTCGATGTTTCCAAGCCAACATCTATTTTTGGGGCGGCGGGAACTGTAATTCTATTGATGATGTGGATTAATTATTCTTGTCAATTAATATTCTTTGGAGCTGAGTTTACCAAGATTTATGCTTATAGAAAAGGACACACAATCTTGCCTTCCAAACACGCCAAATGGAGCAAAGAAAAATTATACAGAGATGCTGAAGCGCAAAAGATTACTGCACAGCAGCCGACGAATATTTGA
- a CDS encoding helix-turn-helix domain-containing protein: MNDSLFEIVEHTNRSIFLTGKAGTGKTTFLNDFVKKTKKKHIVVAPTGIAAINAGGVTIHSMFGLPLRTFLPTTERIDQNLANNIADLMPHFKYRKDKLKLLREIEIIIIDEASMLRADVLDMMDFSLRHVRRNQQKFGGVQMLFIGDLYQLPPVVRDEYILSMYYSSPFFFHAKALEGSNFITLELTKVYRQTDEHFLEILNAIRDGITEDIDFEALNKRYQPDFDPKDEAYVYLCSHNKMADDINQKKIKELGGKSHTYKADVVGEFKETQYPNDEVLELKVGAQIMFIRNDTSPDKKYYNGKLAQISYLDEDEISVILDGSEEEITLKAETWEQKKYSLDADKNIQEEVLGSFKQFPIRLAWAVTIHKSQGLTFDRLIIDAGKSFASGQVYVALSRCRTLEGIVLKSKITPEVIFSDKRVSKFQDETHANAKIDEILNAEKYDYSIQKVIRRIDCVWFQSALENWMVISRSSKFIDKEKADYLYHCLKSDIENYIMIFQKFERILIQKTQKFLQGEEEWTEIESKAKGAVNFFFSNVNEKIFSPLKDFYSETKGVKGLKAFNEDFRVWLDDIEDYLKDLKEVYLLETPLFDKDKDVEVSLAIKKVPTHVLTYQLFQNGKTVAEIAKERGLVNSTIFGHLSKYAEQNLLDRSDLLRIYPKSKIEAFEKQFKAEPKENINDWKSVLPSDFDYGEIRLIWNYFLNLKK, from the coding sequence ATGAATGACTCTCTTTTTGAAATCGTAGAACACACTAACCGAAGCATTTTCCTCACAGGGAAAGCAGGAACCGGAAAGACTACATTTCTGAACGATTTTGTAAAAAAAACCAAGAAAAAACACATTGTAGTTGCGCCTACGGGAATCGCAGCTATCAATGCTGGCGGTGTTACCATCCATTCTATGTTTGGTTTACCGCTCAGAACTTTTCTCCCAACTACGGAAAGAATAGACCAAAATTTGGCGAACAACATTGCCGATTTGATGCCACATTTCAAGTACAGAAAAGACAAACTCAAACTTCTCCGCGAAATCGAAATTATCATTATCGATGAGGCCTCAATGTTGCGTGCGGATGTTTTGGATATGATGGATTTTTCTCTTCGTCACGTTCGCAGAAATCAGCAAAAGTTTGGAGGTGTTCAGATGTTGTTTATTGGCGACCTTTATCAGTTGCCACCGGTTGTGAGAGACGAATACATTTTATCAATGTATTATTCTTCTCCGTTTTTCTTTCACGCCAAAGCTTTGGAAGGCAGTAACTTCATCACATTAGAATTGACGAAAGTTTATCGTCAAACTGATGAACATTTCCTCGAAATCCTTAATGCAATCCGAGACGGAATCACGGAAGACATCGATTTCGAAGCTTTGAATAAAAGATATCAACCGGACTTCGACCCAAAAGATGAAGCCTACGTTTATCTCTGTTCGCATAACAAAATGGCGGACGACATCAATCAAAAAAAGATTAAAGAACTTGGTGGAAAATCGCATACTTACAAAGCAGATGTTGTAGGGGAATTCAAAGAAACACAATATCCGAATGATGAAGTTCTGGAACTGAAAGTCGGAGCGCAGATTATGTTTATCCGAAATGATACTTCTCCCGATAAAAAATATTACAACGGAAAACTCGCTCAAATCTCTTATCTCGACGAAGATGAAATCTCCGTAATTCTTGACGGAAGCGAAGAAGAAATCACTTTGAAAGCTGAAACTTGGGAGCAGAAAAAATATTCTCTTGACGCTGACAAAAACATTCAAGAAGAAGTTTTGGGAAGTTTCAAACAGTTTCCAATCCGTTTGGCTTGGGCGGTTACGATTCATAAAAGTCAAGGTTTGACATTCGACAGATTGATTATTGATGCAGGAAAAAGTTTCGCTTCCGGACAGGTTTATGTAGCGTTGTCGCGTTGCAGAACTTTGGAAGGAATTGTCCTTAAATCTAAAATCACGCCCGAAGTTATTTTTTCTGATAAAAGAGTCTCAAAGTTTCAGGACGAGACGCACGCCAATGCAAAAATTGATGAAATCCTGAATGCTGAAAAATACGATTATAGCATTCAAAAAGTCATTAGAAGAATTGATTGTGTATGGTTTCAGTCCGCTTTGGAAAACTGGATGGTTATCAGCCGAAGCAGTAAATTCATTGATAAAGAAAAAGCCGATTATCTCTATCATTGCTTGAAATCAGATATTGAAAATTACATTATGATTTTCCAAAAATTCGAGAGAATCTTAATCCAGAAAACTCAGAAATTCCTGCAAGGTGAGGAAGAATGGACCGAAATTGAAAGCAAAGCCAAAGGTGCGGTCAACTTCTTTTTCTCGAATGTGAATGAGAAAATATTTTCGCCACTCAAGGATTTCTATTCCGAAACCAAAGGTGTAAAAGGTTTGAAAGCCTTCAATGAAGATTTCCGTGTTTGGCTGGACGATATCGAAGATTATTTGAAGGATCTGAAAGAGGTTTATCTGTTAGAAACGCCGTTATTCGACAAAGATAAAGATGTTGAAGTTTCATTAGCCATCAAGAAAGTTCCGACGCACGTTTTGACTTATCAATTGTTTCAAAATGGGAAAACGGTTGCTGAGATTGCGAAAGAAAGAGGCTTGGTTAATTCTACTATTTTCGGACATCTTTCAAAATATGCTGAGCAAAATCTACTCGACAGAAGTGACCTTTTGAGAATCTATCCAAAAAGTAAAATTGAAGCTTTCGAAAAACAATTCAAAGCTGAACCAAAAGAAAACATCAACGATTGGAAATCTGTTTTGCCTTCGGATTTTGACTATGGCGAGATTCGATTGATTTGGAATTATTTTTTGAATTTGAAGAAGTAG
- the ruvC gene encoding crossover junction endodeoxyribonuclease RuvC, translating to MVVEKVILGIDPGTAVMGFGIISVKGNKMELIAIHELILKKYENHETKLKVIFDKTLALIDEYHPDETALEAPFFGKNVQSMLKLGRAQGVAMAASLHRNIPIIEYSPKKIKMAITGNGNASKEQVAGMLQNLLKLKEFPTKYLDASDGLAVAVCHHFNSGSLSTDKSYSGWDSFLKQNPDRIK from the coding sequence ATGGTAGTGGAAAAAGTAATTTTAGGAATTGACCCAGGAACTGCAGTAATGGGTTTTGGAATTATTTCCGTCAAAGGAAACAAAATGGAGCTGATTGCCATCCACGAATTAATCCTAAAAAAATACGAGAATCACGAGACCAAACTAAAAGTCATTTTTGATAAAACTTTAGCTTTGATTGATGAATATCATCCAGACGAAACTGCTCTGGAAGCTCCTTTCTTCGGAAAAAATGTTCAGAGTATGCTGAAGCTTGGACGAGCACAAGGCGTTGCAATGGCAGCAAGTCTCCACAGAAATATTCCCATCATAGAGTATTCTCCCAAGAAAATAAAAATGGCCATCACAGGAAACGGAAACGCCAGCAAAGAGCAAGTTGCGGGAATGCTTCAAAATCTTTTAAAACTAAAAGAATTCCCTACAAAATATCTTGATGCATCCGATGGATTAGCCGTTGCTGTTTGCCATCATTTTAATTCAGGAAGTCTTTCTACAGATAAGTCTTATTCTGGTTGGGATAGCTTTCTGAAACAGAATCCGGATAGGATAAAGTAG
- a CDS encoding NifU family protein — protein MKEVIIEPTENKKVMKFVTDYTLIPGSLELDRDSDISEIPLAQELFNYPFVDRIFITANFVAVAKQDSVEWEHVAESLKNIIEDELLANPRIYLQKRKEAYQIYSEMTPNPAVMKFISSKMLMDGFIEVKNKEEADEVPLAKELYNAFDFVKEVYVSDNFVAVTKDDQFQWHEIMNQVRSFIAEFLQAGKTISNVQPHTHENPVLKIINREYTSDEQKISDILNEYVAPAVENDGGKISLIEYDQENKTARMLLQGACSGCPSSTATLKNGIQSILKQFVPELVENVEAVNG, from the coding sequence ATGAAAGAAGTCATAATAGAACCTACGGAAAATAAAAAAGTAATGAAGTTCGTTACGGACTACACTTTGATTCCGGGTTCATTAGAACTAGATAGAGATTCTGACATTTCCGAGATTCCATTGGCGCAGGAATTATTTAATTATCCTTTTGTGGACAGGATTTTCATCACAGCTAATTTCGTAGCGGTGGCGAAGCAGGATTCCGTAGAGTGGGAGCACGTAGCAGAAAGTCTGAAAAACATTATCGAAGATGAATTGCTCGCCAATCCGAGAATCTACCTACAGAAAAGAAAAGAAGCATACCAGATTTATTCTGAAATGACGCCAAATCCTGCCGTGATGAAGTTCATCTCCAGTAAAATGCTGATGGACGGATTCATCGAAGTTAAAAATAAAGAAGAAGCAGACGAAGTACCTTTGGCAAAAGAATTATACAATGCTTTCGATTTTGTGAAGGAAGTTTATGTGAGCGACAATTTTGTTGCCGTAACCAAGGATGATCAGTTTCAATGGCACGAAATTATGAATCAGGTTCGTTCTTTCATCGCAGAATTTTTACAGGCCGGAAAAACCATTTCCAATGTTCAGCCTCACACGCACGAAAATCCTGTTTTGAAAATCATCAACAGAGAATATACCAGCGATGAGCAGAAAATCAGCGACATCTTGAACGAATATGTTGCCCCTGCAGTAGAAAACGACGGCGGAAAAATCTCTTTAATAGAATATGATCAGGAGAATAAAACCGCAAGAATGCTTTTACAAGGTGCTTGCAGCGGTTGTCCTTCTTCCACAGCAACGTTGAAAAACGGGATCCAAAGCATTCTTAAACAATTTGTACCAGAATTGGTAGAGAATGTGGAAGCAGTCAACGGATAA
- a CDS encoding IS982 family transposase encodes MILKDQITTIFVQIDDFCKEFDLQIKNLKLNAAGDNKKRRNRSCLMSDSEIITIMIGFHLGAHKTFKHYYKEIVCGYWKDLFPKSLSYNRFVELQQRSFVVFALFLREKGLGKCTGISFMDSTTLKVCRNQRIHNHKVFKGLAERGKSSMGWFYGFKLHLLCNEKGELLSFYLTKGNVDDRNPKHIKKMTKQLFGKVFADKGYLSKALWEMLFADGIQLFTKLRKNMKNHIMKMEDKILLRKRAIIETINDELKNHCQVEHTRHRSVNNFMINILGGLTAYCFFPKKPSLNLKKVNDGQLFLNFA; translated from the coding sequence ATGATTTTGAAAGACCAAATTACAACTATTTTTGTACAGATTGATGATTTTTGTAAAGAATTTGATTTGCAAATCAAAAATTTGAAATTAAATGCGGCTGGAGATAATAAGAAAAGAAGAAATCGATCTTGTTTAATGTCCGATTCTGAAATTATTACTATTATGATAGGCTTTCATTTAGGAGCACACAAAACTTTCAAGCATTACTATAAAGAAATTGTTTGCGGATATTGGAAAGATTTGTTCCCGAAAAGCCTTTCTTACAACAGGTTTGTGGAATTGCAGCAAAGAAGTTTTGTGGTCTTTGCATTATTTTTGAGAGAAAAAGGATTAGGAAAATGTACTGGAATTAGCTTTATGGATAGTACAACATTGAAAGTCTGCCGTAACCAAAGAATTCACAATCATAAGGTTTTCAAAGGTTTGGCAGAACGTGGAAAATCTTCGATGGGTTGGTTTTACGGGTTTAAACTGCATTTGCTTTGCAACGAAAAAGGGGAACTTTTATCCTTTTATTTAACGAAAGGAAATGTGGATGACAGAAATCCAAAACATATTAAGAAAATGACTAAACAACTTTTTGGAAAAGTATTTGCAGATAAAGGTTACCTTTCAAAAGCGCTTTGGGAGATGCTTTTTGCAGATGGAATACAGCTTTTCACTAAACTTAGAAAAAATATGAAAAATCATATTATGAAAATGGAAGATAAGATTTTACTCCGAAAAAGAGCCATAATTGAAACGATTAATGATGAACTAAAAAACCATTGTCAAGTGGAACACACCCGACACAGAAGCGTCAATAATTTTATGATCAATATTTTGGGAGGACTAACAGCCTATTGTTTCTTTCCAAAAAAACCGTCACTCAACTTGAAAAAAGTAAATGACGGTCAATTATTTTTGAACTTCGCTTAA